A single Sorex araneus isolate mSorAra2 chromosome 8, mSorAra2.pri, whole genome shotgun sequence DNA region contains:
- the C8H16orf74 gene encoding uncharacterized protein C16orf74 homolog produces the protein MGLKLSCLKGLKLCVGHSDGQDEAPVLSDKSLPVPDIIVTPPTPTGLTLQRDSRKRTDWAEEPGAPEEGDTDPEA, from the exons ATGGGGCTGAAGCTGTCCTGCCTGAAAG GGCTGAAACTGTGTGTCGGCCACAGCGACGGCCAGGACGAGGCGCCCGTCCTGAGCGACAAGAGCCTGCCCGTGCCCGACATCATCGTCACGCCGCCGACCCCCACGGGCCTCACGCTGCAGCGGGACAGCAGGAAGCGCACAG ACTGGGCGGAGGAGCCGGGCGCCCCCGAGGAAGGAGACACGGACCCCGAAGCCTGA
- the GINS2 gene encoding DNA replication complex GINS protein PSF2 isoform X3 → MDVAEVEFLAEKELVTIIPNFSLDKIYLIGGELGPFLPGLPLQVPLWLAMNLKQRQKCRLVPPEWMDVEKLEKVRDQERQEETFTPVPSPHYMELTRLLLSHASDDIPRADEIRTLVKDVWDTRTAKLRVSADSFVRRQEAHAKLDNLTLLEISCSGPFLTSALGRLCKLRAGPHAPLGSQSQDW, encoded by the exons ATGGACGTGGCCGAGGTGGAGTTTTTGGCCGAGAAAGAGCTGGTCACCATCATCCCGAACTTCAGCCTGGACAAGATCTACCTTATCGGA GGGGAGCTGGGCCCCTTCCTCCCCGGGCTTCCGCTGCAGGTGCCACTGTGGCTGGCCATGAACCTGAAGCAGCGACAGAAATGCCGCCTGGTGCCGCCCGAGTGGATGGACGTCG AGAAGCTGGAGAAGGTTCGCGACCAGGAGCGGCAGGAGGAAACGTTCACGCCTGTGCCCAGCCCTCACTACATGGAGCTCACCAGGCTCCTGCTCAGCCA CGCCTCCGACGACATCCCCAGAGCCGACGAGATCCGGACGCTGGTGAAGGACGTGTGGGACACGCGCACGGCCAAGCTCCGGGTGTCTGCAGACAGCTTCGTGAGGCGGCAGGAGGCGCACGCCAAG CTGGACAACCTGACGCTGCTGGAGATCAGCTGCAGCGGCCCCTTCCTCACCAGTGCGCTCGGGCGCCTGTGCAAGCTGCGGGCCGGCCCGCACGCCCCCCTGGGCTCCCAGTCCCAGGACTGGTAG
- the GINS2 gene encoding DNA replication complex GINS protein PSF2 isoform X1: protein MDVAEVEFLAEKELVTIIPNFSLDKIYLIGGELGPFLPGLPLQVPLWLAMNLKQRQKCRLVPPEWMDVGRDRAGQRVGNATSPGRVSTSEKLEKVRDQERQEETFTPVPSPHYMELTRLLLSHASDDIPRADEIRTLVKDVWDTRTAKLRVSADSFVRRQEAHAKLDNLTLLEISCSGPFLTSALGRLCKLRAGPHAPLGSQSQDW, encoded by the exons ATGGACGTGGCCGAGGTGGAGTTTTTGGCCGAGAAAGAGCTGGTCACCATCATCCCGAACTTCAGCCTGGACAAGATCTACCTTATCGGA GGGGAGCTGGGCCCCTTCCTCCCCGGGCTTCCGCTGCAGGTGCCACTGTGGCTGGCCATGAACCTGAAGCAGCGACAGAAATGCCGCCTGGTGCCGCCCGAGTGGATGGACGTCG GGCGGGACCGGGCAGGGCAGCGCGTGGGAAACGCCACCAGCCCAGGCCGTGTCTCGACTTCAGAGAAGCTGGAGAAGGTTCGCGACCAGGAGCGGCAGGAGGAAACGTTCACGCCTGTGCCCAGCCCTCACTACATGGAGCTCACCAGGCTCCTGCTCAGCCA CGCCTCCGACGACATCCCCAGAGCCGACGAGATCCGGACGCTGGTGAAGGACGTGTGGGACACGCGCACGGCCAAGCTCCGGGTGTCTGCAGACAGCTTCGTGAGGCGGCAGGAGGCGCACGCCAAG CTGGACAACCTGACGCTGCTGGAGATCAGCTGCAGCGGCCCCTTCCTCACCAGTGCGCTCGGGCGCCTGTGCAAGCTGCGGGCCGGCCCGCACGCCCCCCTGGGCTCCCAGTCCCAGGACTGGTAG
- the EMC8 gene encoding ER membrane protein complex subunit 8: MPAVKLTTQAYCKMVLHGAKYPHCAVNGLLVAERQKPRREPPAAGAPHTLFVDCIPLFHGTLALAPMLEVALTLIDSWCKDNSYVIAGYYQANERVRDASPNQVAEKVASRIAEGFSDTALIMVDNTKFTMDCVVPTIHVYEHHENKWRCRDPHSDYCEDWPEAQRISASLLDSRSYETLVDFDNHLDDIRNDWTNPEVNKAVLHLC; this comes from the exons ATGCCCGCCGTGAAGCTGACCACGCAGGCCTACTGCAAGATGGTGCTGCACGGCGCCAAGTACCCGCACTGCGCCGTCAACGGGCTGCTGGTGGCCGAGCGGCAGAAGCCGCGGCGGGAGCCGCCGGCCGCGGGCGCGCCGCACACGCTCTTCGTGGACTGCATCCCGCTGTTCCACGGCACGCTGGCGCTCGCGCCCATGCTCGAGGTGGCCCTCACGCTG ATCGACTCCTGGTGCAAAGACAACAGCTACGTCATCGCCGGCTACTACCAGGCCAACGAGCGCGTGCGGGACGCCAG CCCCAACCAGGTGGCGGAGAAGGTGGCGTCCAGGATCGCCGAGGGCTTCAGCGACACAGCTCTCATCATG GTGGACAACACGAAGTTCACCATGGACTGCGTGGTGCCCACGATCCACGTCTACGAGCATCACGAGAACAAGTGGCGCTGCCGGGACCCCCACTC AGACTACTGCGAGGACTGGCCGGAGGCCCAGAGGATCTCGGCCTCGCTCCTGGACAGCCGCTCCTACGAGACGCTCGTGGACTTCGACAACCACCTGGACGACATCCGCAACGACTGGACCAACCCCGAGGTGAACAAGGCCGTGCTGCACCTGTGCTAG
- the GINS2 gene encoding DNA replication complex GINS protein PSF2 isoform X2, which produces MDVAEVEFLAEKELVTIIPNFSLDKIYLIGGELGPFLPGLPLQVPLWLAMNLKQRQKCRLVPPEWMDVGRDRAGQRVGNATSPGRVSTSEKLEKVRDQERQEETFTPVPSPHYMELTRLLLSQADEIRTLVKDVWDTRTAKLRVSADSFVRRQEAHAKLDNLTLLEISCSGPFLTSALGRLCKLRAGPHAPLGSQSQDW; this is translated from the exons ATGGACGTGGCCGAGGTGGAGTTTTTGGCCGAGAAAGAGCTGGTCACCATCATCCCGAACTTCAGCCTGGACAAGATCTACCTTATCGGA GGGGAGCTGGGCCCCTTCCTCCCCGGGCTTCCGCTGCAGGTGCCACTGTGGCTGGCCATGAACCTGAAGCAGCGACAGAAATGCCGCCTGGTGCCGCCCGAGTGGATGGACGTCG GGCGGGACCGGGCAGGGCAGCGCGTGGGAAACGCCACCAGCCCAGGCCGTGTCTCGACTTCAGAGAAGCTGGAGAAGGTTCGCGACCAGGAGCGGCAGGAGGAAACGTTCACGCCTGTGCCCAGCCCTCACTACATGGAGCTCACCAGGCTCCTGCTCAGCCA AGCCGACGAGATCCGGACGCTGGTGAAGGACGTGTGGGACACGCGCACGGCCAAGCTCCGGGTGTCTGCAGACAGCTTCGTGAGGCGGCAGGAGGCGCACGCCAAG CTGGACAACCTGACGCTGCTGGAGATCAGCTGCAGCGGCCCCTTCCTCACCAGTGCGCTCGGGCGCCTGTGCAAGCTGCGGGCCGGCCCGCACGCCCCCCTGGGCTCCCAGTCCCAGGACTGGTAG
- the GINS2 gene encoding DNA replication complex GINS protein PSF2 isoform X4: MDVAEVEFLAEKELVTIIPNFSLDKIYLIGGELGPFLPGLPLQVPLWLAMNLKQRQKCRLVPPEWMDVEKLEKVRDQERQEETFTPVPSPHYMELTRLLLSQADEIRTLVKDVWDTRTAKLRVSADSFVRRQEAHAKLDNLTLLEISCSGPFLTSALGRLCKLRAGPHAPLGSQSQDW, from the exons ATGGACGTGGCCGAGGTGGAGTTTTTGGCCGAGAAAGAGCTGGTCACCATCATCCCGAACTTCAGCCTGGACAAGATCTACCTTATCGGA GGGGAGCTGGGCCCCTTCCTCCCCGGGCTTCCGCTGCAGGTGCCACTGTGGCTGGCCATGAACCTGAAGCAGCGACAGAAATGCCGCCTGGTGCCGCCCGAGTGGATGGACGTCG AGAAGCTGGAGAAGGTTCGCGACCAGGAGCGGCAGGAGGAAACGTTCACGCCTGTGCCCAGCCCTCACTACATGGAGCTCACCAGGCTCCTGCTCAGCCA AGCCGACGAGATCCGGACGCTGGTGAAGGACGTGTGGGACACGCGCACGGCCAAGCTCCGGGTGTCTGCAGACAGCTTCGTGAGGCGGCAGGAGGCGCACGCCAAG CTGGACAACCTGACGCTGCTGGAGATCAGCTGCAGCGGCCCCTTCCTCACCAGTGCGCTCGGGCGCCTGTGCAAGCTGCGGGCCGGCCCGCACGCCCCCCTGGGCTCCCAGTCCCAGGACTGGTAG